One window of the Eucalyptus grandis isolate ANBG69807.140 chromosome 8, ASM1654582v1, whole genome shotgun sequence genome contains the following:
- the LOC120286693 gene encoding reticulon-like protein B8 isoform X1 — MPEKITAENLFNGIVETIAENVPKQKSVSFVEGDMADAVTSQFKRLFGRQKLIHRLFGSGKSADLLLWRNKKISAGVLAGATAIWVLLEWLDYHFLTLVCFALIFGMLTLFLWSNVFGLLSSRTAFKPPHLVVPNDVFVDIGKSVGAEVNQALKFLQDVALGGNLKQFLVVVGSLWAAAIIGGLCNFITVLYIGFVAAHTLPVLYERYEDQVDSFGDQVLDQLQHHYRKLAPLELKSAFKGNHEKQGGAPRKLTVNAPDVYAPPTQLLDIITGETKQKKLPKKEKIGGKEGQKGKETIRGGARGRDSSRGGGGSKNKKKKQNHRTGKSDQVDSFGDQVLDQLQHHSHKLAPLELKSAVKGNREKQGGAPRKLTVTWAPDVIFKEKQEKLPKKEEIDEMEGQKGKETTRGGGRDSSRRGGGSKD; from the exons ATGCCTGAGAAAATAACAGCCGAGAATTTATTCAACGGGATTGTGGAAACAATTGCTGAAAATGTTCCTAAGCAGAAGTCTGTTTCATTCGTTGAGGGGGACATGGCCGACGCAGTTACTTCTCAATTTAAAAGGCTCTTTGGACGGCAGAAGCTGATTCACCGTCTATTTGGGAGTGGAAAAT CTGCTGATTTGTTACTGTGGAGGAACAAAAAGATCTCAGCAGGTGTCTTAGCCGGTGCAACTGCTATATGGGTGCTTCTTGAGTGGCTTGACTACCACTTTCTGACGCTTGTCTGTTTCGCTCTCATCTTTGGCATGCTAACTTTGTTTCTGTGGTCAAATGTTTTTGGCTTACTGAGCAG cagGACAGCATTCAAACCTCCTCATCTTGTGGTGCCTAATGATGTCTTTGTTGACATCGGGAAGTCTGTAGGAGCTGAGGTTAACCAAGCTTTGAAATTCCTTCAGGATGTTGCTCTGGGAGGAAACTTGAAGCAATTCCTCGTG GTTGTGGGGAGCCTTTGGGCAGCCGCTATAATAGGGGGCTTGTGCAATTTTATAACAGTGTTGTACATTG GTTTTGTTGCTGCTCACACATTACCTGTTCTGTACGAGCGATATGAAGATCAAGTCGACAGCTTCGGTGACCAGGTCCTGGACCAGCTTCAGCATCACTATCGTAAATTG GCTCCTCTAGAGCTAAAATCTGCCTTTAAAGGTAACCATGAGAAACAAGGGGGAGCTCCAAGGAAACTCACAGTGAACGCTCCTGATGTTTATGCGCCTCCGACACAACTATTAGATATAATTACTGGAGAGACAAAGCAGAAAAAGCttcccaagaaagaaaagataggTGGAAAGGAAGGCCAGAAGGGCAAAGAAACCATACGAGGAGGTGCTCGAGGTAGAGACTCCTCACGAGGGGGTGGCGGCAgcaagaataagaaaaagaaacagaatcaTAGAACCGGGAAATCCG ATCAAGTTGACAGCTTCGGTGACCAGGTCCTGGACCAGCTTCAGCATCACTCTCATAAATTG GCTCCTCTAGAGCTAAAATCTGCCGTTAAAGGTAACCGTGAGAAACAAGGGGGAGCTCCAAGGAAGCTCACAGTGACGTGGGCTCCTGatgtaatttttaaagaaaagcaggaaaagcttcccaaaaaagaagagatagaTGAAATGGAAGGCCAGAAGGGCAAAGAAACCACACGAGGAGGTGGTAGAGACTCCTCACGACGGGGTGGTGGCAGCAAggattag
- the LOC120286693 gene encoding reticulon-like protein B8 isoform X2: MPEKITAENLFNGIVETIAENVPKQKSVSFVEGDMADAVTSQFKRLFGRQKLIHRLFGSGKSADLLLWRNKKISAGVLAGATAIWVLLEWLDYHFLTLVCFALIFGMLTLFLWSNVFGLLSRTAFKPPHLVVPNDVFVDIGKSVGAEVNQALKFLQDVALGGNLKQFLVVVGSLWAAAIIGGLCNFITVLYIGFVAAHTLPVLYERYEDQVDSFGDQVLDQLQHHYRKLAPLELKSAFKGNHEKQGGAPRKLTVNAPDVYAPPTQLLDIITGETKQKKLPKKEKIGGKEGQKGKETIRGGARGRDSSRGGGGSKNKKKKQNHRTGKSDQVDSFGDQVLDQLQHHSHKLAPLELKSAVKGNREKQGGAPRKLTVTWAPDVIFKEKQEKLPKKEEIDEMEGQKGKETTRGGGRDSSRRGGGSKD; the protein is encoded by the exons ATGCCTGAGAAAATAACAGCCGAGAATTTATTCAACGGGATTGTGGAAACAATTGCTGAAAATGTTCCTAAGCAGAAGTCTGTTTCATTCGTTGAGGGGGACATGGCCGACGCAGTTACTTCTCAATTTAAAAGGCTCTTTGGACGGCAGAAGCTGATTCACCGTCTATTTGGGAGTGGAAAAT CTGCTGATTTGTTACTGTGGAGGAACAAAAAGATCTCAGCAGGTGTCTTAGCCGGTGCAACTGCTATATGGGTGCTTCTTGAGTGGCTTGACTACCACTTTCTGACGCTTGTCTGTTTCGCTCTCATCTTTGGCATGCTAACTTTGTTTCTGTGGTCAAATGTTTTTGGCTTACTGAGCAG GACAGCATTCAAACCTCCTCATCTTGTGGTGCCTAATGATGTCTTTGTTGACATCGGGAAGTCTGTAGGAGCTGAGGTTAACCAAGCTTTGAAATTCCTTCAGGATGTTGCTCTGGGAGGAAACTTGAAGCAATTCCTCGTG GTTGTGGGGAGCCTTTGGGCAGCCGCTATAATAGGGGGCTTGTGCAATTTTATAACAGTGTTGTACATTG GTTTTGTTGCTGCTCACACATTACCTGTTCTGTACGAGCGATATGAAGATCAAGTCGACAGCTTCGGTGACCAGGTCCTGGACCAGCTTCAGCATCACTATCGTAAATTG GCTCCTCTAGAGCTAAAATCTGCCTTTAAAGGTAACCATGAGAAACAAGGGGGAGCTCCAAGGAAACTCACAGTGAACGCTCCTGATGTTTATGCGCCTCCGACACAACTATTAGATATAATTACTGGAGAGACAAAGCAGAAAAAGCttcccaagaaagaaaagataggTGGAAAGGAAGGCCAGAAGGGCAAAGAAACCATACGAGGAGGTGCTCGAGGTAGAGACTCCTCACGAGGGGGTGGCGGCAgcaagaataagaaaaagaaacagaatcaTAGAACCGGGAAATCCG ATCAAGTTGACAGCTTCGGTGACCAGGTCCTGGACCAGCTTCAGCATCACTCTCATAAATTG GCTCCTCTAGAGCTAAAATCTGCCGTTAAAGGTAACCGTGAGAAACAAGGGGGAGCTCCAAGGAAGCTCACAGTGACGTGGGCTCCTGatgtaatttttaaagaaaagcaggaaaagcttcccaaaaaagaagagatagaTGAAATGGAAGGCCAGAAGGGCAAAGAAACCACACGAGGAGGTGGTAGAGACTCCTCACGACGGGGTGGTGGCAGCAAggattag